One window from the genome of Candidatus Paceibacterota bacterium encodes:
- a CDS encoding M48 family metallopeptidase translates to MATLYTEQSKNVTKTWLLMTIFFVVVIGFGWFFSFYYDNSNILYFFVIFSILMNIFSYWFSDKIVLTLAGAKEAKREEYFDLYTSVENLSITAGLPMPKVYVVQDSAPNAFATGRDKKHAVVCVTTGLLQILNKTELEGVIAHELSHIGNRDMLLSTVVVVLVGFITILADFFTRSLFFSRRSDDDNKGGGIFMIIGIILSILAPLFAVLIQLAISRKREFLADASGALLTRYPEGLANALRKISQYSQPMIHQSSAIAHLYIADPKGSKIGKKISGFFATHPPVEERIKALVG, encoded by the coding sequence ATGGCTACTTTATACACAGAGCAATCAAAAAATGTTACGAAGACTTGGTTATTAATGACTATCTTTTTTGTGGTGGTCATCGGTTTCGGCTGGTTTTTTAGTTTTTATTACGATAATTCGAATATTTTGTATTTTTTTGTTATTTTTAGTATATTGATGAATATTTTTTCTTATTGGTTTTCAGATAAGATTGTTCTTACTTTAGCTGGTGCCAAAGAGGCAAAAAGAGAAGAATATTTTGATCTTTATACTAGTGTGGAAAATTTATCAATTACCGCTGGACTTCCAATGCCGAAAGTATATGTAGTGCAAGATTCTGCTCCCAATGCTTTTGCGACAGGCAGAGATAAAAAACATGCTGTTGTTTGTGTGACTACTGGACTTTTGCAAATTTTAAATAAAACAGAGCTAGAAGGGGTAATTGCGCACGAACTTTCTCATATTGGGAATCGTGACATGTTGCTTTCTACTGTCGTCGTGGTACTCGTCGGTTTTATAACAATTCTCGCAGATTTTTTTACAAGGAGTTTGTTTTTTAGTAGGCGTAGCGATGATGACAATAAAGGAGGAGGAATTTTTATGATTATTGGAATTATCTTATCTATACTAGCACCTCTTTTTGCAGTTTTAATTCAGTTAGCTATTTCTAGAAAACGCGAATTTTTGGCGGATGCTTCCGGAGCATTGCTTACTCGTTATCCAGAAGGTCTCGCTAATGCGCTACGCAAAATCTCTCAATATAGCCAACCAATGATCCATCAATCGAGTGCCATCGCGCATCTTTATATTGCCGATCCAAAAGGTTCAAAAATTGGCAAAAAAATCAGCGGTTTTTTTGCCACTCATCCGCCAGTGGAGGAGAGGATAAAGGCTTTGGTCGGGTAG